In Aspergillus nidulans FGSC A4 chromosome II, a single window of DNA contains:
- a CDS encoding uncharacterized protein (transcript_id=CADANIAT00005203) translates to MHCPTPYTERLPNTFYKVTGCSSGISQSLVQLIAKSSNLIIATARNPGSLSSILDGSSVLKLALDVTSIPSIEAALKETLTKFGRIDVLVNNAGHTLVGDTEIAQDKESCQLFDTNFWGMVNITKHVLGIMRGKNPNRGGVILNVRSMGGFIGIPGGSFYHSIYAILSLVVKRGHPAYADLNYPTNTLLGYIGADAYSTITMDLESIKKDLEELKDISLAS, encoded by the exons ATGCATTGTCCAA CCCCCTATACGGAGAGACTGCCTAACACGTTCTACAAAGTTACCGGCTGCTCGTCAGGGATCAGCCAATCCCTGGTGCAACTAATCGCGAAATCTTCTAATCTGATCATTGCGACTGCTCGTAACCCTGGTTCTTTGTCTTCAATTCTAGATGGTTCCAGTGTCCTTAAGCTAGCACTGGATGTCACGTCAATTCCATCAATTGAGGCCGCTCTAAAAGAGACCCTAACAAAGTTTGGCCGTATTGACGTCCTTGTCAATAATGCAGGGCATACTCTTGTGGGCGATACTGAAATAGCACAGGACAAAGAGTCATGTCAGTTGTTTGACACTAACTTCTGGGGCATGGTTAATATTACCAAGCATGTCCTAGGAATTATGAGGGGAAAAAACCCCAATAGAGGAGGTGTGATCCTGAATGTTAGGTCTATGGGCGGATTTATTGGTATCCCTGGCGGCTCTTTTTACCAT TCCATCTATGCAATATTGAGCCTGGTGGT CAAAAGGGGACACCCAGCCTATGCTGACCTGAACTATCCCACCAACACTCTGCTGGGGTATATAG GTGCTGATGCCTATAGTACAATTACTATGGACCTGGAAAGTATCAAGAAGGATCTAGAGGAGTTGAAAGATATCAGTCTTG CAAGTTAA
- a CDS encoding endonuclease/exonuclease/phosphatase family protein (transcript_id=CADANIAT00005204), translating into MEVDDSPPGGARPGTPLLGENSEPPSGPTTPTPLPRNSLKRRALFSPQKTPTAAPVPVSHLPQAPSICEQVSMVADDQLVLLNDWKLAMTSLAKALDLTVSSLQGRPRDLARGLAARFNSQTNLRTPEACEGPLKRRTSQPTTWASLTAPRAGQGNWQTIAPEHRTQAKQPAQRKLKQPNKTDHRIFLCLPASSSLRAIRPHGIRVTLAGKVPDRIAQVQARSSYYQRRLLALAGDGYFEIPTEYHQVIVPRIPKQLWSLDGWIDTTITDISNKAECITRRGGTAHDLLLSFEADIILVQEPWTNTAKHLTKTHPQYQLFSPPTRWTARPRTLTYVQRDLPAHSLPEPISPDITTIYTAGLTIINIYRPPNDPVAPAGAGSTPSTLSTLLGYAPPENTILAGDFNTRHPFWQPDTESHAITPGATGLLDWLDAHELELRLEPGTPTRGPNTLDLVFSNLPLRALVEDHLKTPSDHATIGIILEQEEPPPIYKLGSTNWEKARALASPPDPTLPIDLLAKQLVQTSQLAIQGASRYNTCRLPRTPWWTPELTDILHQTRQQQNPNYKQLQKAIVQAKAEYWKQRIEQATAPIDAFKLAK; encoded by the exons atggaggtggatgactcccccccaggcggagcccgtccggggactccgctcctgggtgaaaactctgaacccccctcaggacctaccaccccgacccccctaccccggaactccctgaagagaagggccttattctccccacagaagactcccactgcagctccggtccctgtatcccatttgCCGCAAGCCCCAtcgatctgcgagcaggtcagcatggtagcagacgaccagctagtccttcttaatgattggaaactagcaatgacctctcttgctaaagctctagatctaactgtctcctctctacagggccgcccaagagacctggcccgggggcttgcagccagattt aacagccaaaccaacctccgcactcctgaagcttgcgaaggcCCCCTAAAGAGGcgaacctcgcagcctacaacctgggcatccctgacagccccaagagctggtcaggggaactggcaaactattgccccagAACACCGTacgcaagccaagcaaccagcacaacgaaagctgaagcagccaaacaagactgaccaccgcatcttcctctgcctcccggcctcctctagcctccGGGCTATtagaccacatggcatccgggtcacccttgcaggGAAAGTTCCGGACAGGATTGCACAGGTGCAA gcaaggtcttcttactatcagagaaggctgctcgctctagctggggatggataCTTTGAAATACCAACAGAGTATcaccaggttattgtccCCCGGATCCcgaaacaactctggtccctggatggatggatagatactacaattacagatatcagcaataaAGCAGAGTGCATTACTA gaagggggggcaCTGcacatgacctgctactctcctttgaagcagatatcattcttgtccaagaaccttggacaaatacagcaaagcacctaaccaagacccacccacaatatcagctgttcagtcccccgacccgatggactgccagacccaggactctaacatatgtacaaagggatctcccagcccattccctcccagaaccaatctcaccagacatcaccacaatctacacggcaggccttactattatcaaTATCTACCGCCCCCCTAATgacccagttgcccctgctggtgctggctcaacaccctctacactttccacactcctaggatatgcacccccagagaacaccatcctagcaggagacttcaatacccggcacccattctggcagccagatactgagtctcatgCTATCacacctggcgcaacaggattattagactggcttgatgcccatgagctggaacttcgcctcgagccaggcacccccacccgtggaccaaacaccctagaccttgtcttctctaacctaccactaagggccctagtagaagaccatctaaagactccaagtgaccatgcaacaattggaataatactggaacaagaagagcccccgcctatatacaagcttggatccaccaactgggagaaagccagagccctggcaagcccgcctgacccaaccctaccaattgacctactagccaaacaactggtccagacatcccagcttgcaatacaaggcgcatcaagatacaatacttgcagactccccaggaccccatggtggactccagaactaacagacatactacaccaaacaagacagcaacaaaaccccaactataaacagctccagaaggccattgtacaggcaaaggctgaatactggaagcagcgaattgaacaagccacagcacctatagatgcattcaaacttgctaaatag